A genome region from Pseudanabaena sp. Chao 1811 includes the following:
- the purF gene encoding amidophosphoribosyltransferase — MLPDHSVFADEMPIKFLNHHDLNDLDIDNDTESNSNDFNNIETDKPQEACGVFGVLAAEGDVAKLVYFGLYALQHRGQESAGITVYDDRGITHTYKAMGLVSQIFNETILSEMKGALAIGHNRYSTTGSSKVCNAQPIVVTTRLGDFSLAHNGNLVNATELRGELSAQGHALESTTDSEGIAFAVGEAVEEGKDWQEAIVTALRRCHGAFSLVMAIPNAIVGARDAYGVRPLVIGKTPDGSYVLSSETCGLDIIGAEYVREVLPGELVIITMEKGIQSLQWEESKPKLCVFEMIYFARPDSVMHDESLYTYRLRIGRELAKESFVEADIVIGVPDSGIPAAIGFSRESGIPYGEALIKNRYVGRTFIQPTQAMRESGIRMKLNTLKDVLQGKRVIVIDDSIVRGTTSRKIVRALREAGAIEVHMRISSPPVTHPCFYGIDTDSQDHLIASHNSVDAIAKQIEVDTLAYLSHDAMLKATEIDTTHFCTACFTGKYPIEVPDKLKRTKLMLENTAP; from the coding sequence AGACCATTCTGTTTTTGCTGATGAGATGCCTATCAAATTTCTTAATCATCATGATCTTAATGATCTAGATATCGATAATGATACTGAGTCTAACTCTAATGATTTCAATAATATTGAGACTGATAAACCACAGGAAGCCTGCGGAGTTTTCGGGGTTCTAGCAGCCGAGGGGGATGTTGCAAAACTTGTATATTTTGGACTATATGCCCTACAGCACCGTGGGCAAGAATCCGCAGGAATTACAGTCTATGACGATCGCGGTATAACCCATACCTATAAGGCGATGGGATTGGTCTCACAGATTTTCAATGAGACTATTTTGTCAGAAATGAAAGGGGCTTTGGCGATCGGGCATAATCGCTACTCCACCACAGGTTCGAGTAAGGTGTGCAATGCTCAGCCTATTGTGGTAACTACTCGCCTTGGAGATTTTTCCCTTGCCCATAATGGCAACTTGGTAAATGCTACGGAGCTACGCGGTGAGCTTTCTGCTCAAGGTCATGCCCTCGAATCAACCACTGACTCCGAAGGTATCGCCTTTGCCGTCGGAGAGGCAGTGGAAGAAGGCAAAGATTGGCAAGAGGCGATTGTTACAGCTTTGCGGAGATGTCATGGAGCTTTTAGCTTAGTGATGGCAATTCCTAATGCAATCGTTGGTGCACGAGATGCCTATGGTGTGCGTCCCCTAGTAATTGGCAAGACTCCCGATGGCTCTTATGTATTGTCGTCAGAGACCTGTGGATTAGATATTATTGGCGCAGAATACGTGCGGGAGGTTCTTCCAGGGGAACTTGTCATTATCACAATGGAAAAGGGGATTCAATCTTTGCAATGGGAAGAATCCAAACCCAAGCTTTGTGTATTTGAGATGATCTATTTTGCAAGACCTGATAGTGTCATGCATGATGAAAGTCTTTATACCTATAGACTGCGAATTGGTCGGGAGCTGGCGAAAGAAAGTTTTGTGGAAGCGGATATTGTGATCGGTGTGCCTGATTCGGGCATTCCTGCGGCGATTGGGTTTTCCCGCGAGTCAGGGATTCCTTATGGTGAGGCTTTGATCAAAAACCGTTATGTGGGACGCACTTTTATCCAGCCAACTCAGGCAATGCGGGAGTCTGGCATCCGCATGAAGCTGAATACGCTCAAGGATGTTTTGCAGGGTAAACGGGTAATTGTGATCGATGATTCGATCGTAAGAGGAACCACGAGTCGTAAAATAGTAAGAGCATTGCGTGAGGCTGGTGCAATTGAAGTACATATGCGTATTTCTTCACCGCCTGTTACTCACCCTTGTTTTTATGGTATTGATACGGACTCGCAAGATCATTTGATTGCCTCGCACAATTCTGTTGATGCGATCGCTAAGCAGATTGAGGTTGATACGCTTGCGTATCTCAGTCACGACGCAATGTTAAAGGCGACAGAGATTGATACCACGCATTTTTGCACGGCTTGTTTTACAGGAAAATATCCGATTGAAGTTCCTGATAAGCTCAAGCGCACCAAACTTATGCTAGAAAATACTGCACCATGA
- a CDS encoding VOC family protein, whose amino-acid sequence MTKILFHLAFPVKDIPSTKAFYIDGLGCLAGRESNDSLIMSLYGHQLVAHVVHDSLEAQRGIYPRHFGLVFYSESNWMALLEKVHDKRLKFYQKPKVRFVDTPLEHRTFFLADNSGNILEFKHYKFETAIFGETDFHEVGDADFAKQVPVVTH is encoded by the coding sequence ATGACAAAGATCCTCTTTCATCTCGCATTTCCCGTTAAGGATATTCCAAGCACTAAAGCTTTTTACATTGATGGTTTGGGCTGTCTGGCGGGACGCGAGTCAAATGACTCACTGATCATGAGTTTGTACGGACACCAGTTGGTAGCACATGTTGTTCACGATTCACTCGAAGCACAACGTGGGATTTATCCTCGTCATTTCGGCTTAGTTTTCTATTCTGAAAGTAACTGGATGGCTTTGTTAGAAAAAGTGCATGATAAGCGTCTTAAGTTTTATCAAAAACCCAAAGTTCGCTTTGTGGATACGCCTTTAGAGCATCGCACTTTTTTCTTGGCAGATAATTCAGGCAACATTTTAGAGTTTAAGCATTATAAGTTTGAGACAGCTATTTTTGGCGAGACTGATTTTCATGAAGTCGGTGATGCAGATTTTGCCAAACAAGTTCCTGTAGTTACGCACTAA
- a CDS encoding Spx/MgsR family RNA polymerase-binding regulatory protein: MSIQVYGIPSCGTCKKAIAWLDNQAIAYEFINTKDFPPSRTMIAEWVNALGERTMRNTSGQSYRSLGNEKETWSHIQWIEAYAKDPMLLKRPLFVKDGVAITVGFRNPEEVKQKLI; encoded by the coding sequence ATGTCTATTCAAGTCTATGGCATTCCCAGTTGTGGGACTTGCAAAAAGGCGATCGCTTGGTTAGATAATCAAGCGATCGCCTATGAATTTATCAATACCAAAGATTTTCCACCATCTAGAACCATGATCGCCGAATGGGTAAATGCCTTAGGGGAAAGGACAATGCGAAATACTTCGGGACAATCTTACCGATCACTTGGCAATGAAAAGGAAACATGGTCACATATCCAATGGATCGAAGCCTATGCCAAGGATCCCATGCTTCTCAAGCGACCTCTATTTGTCAAAGATGGTGTAGCGATCACTGTGGGATTTAGAAATCCTGAAGAAGTCAAACAAAAGTTAATCTAA
- a CDS encoding HEAT repeat domain-containing protein, with protein sequence MNGSQPPQTPKIPNTSRVTPPKLEDYRIPVSPGYALPEDRHIMSAPELGGESAILAEFDAAARSDHFSIALQKIIRCRENVVPALLDRLESDEVATSKKAAIALGYLRSPLAITPLIEATKNPHRQICWQAASALSWIGSTEAISALISLLHHPSIQVQAAAAKALGRASLPAVSPLVDALKYSDDIVKVHAAHSLGQISSPLAVTSLIESLKHGSKSVRFEAAWALGQIKSPLSAHPLASLLTENDISVQSQAVQALKNIGIPAIAPVAQMLKNPSSHTRSVAARTLGQIGMEEVVPLLAKVLKEDEYAYVRCDAAAALGEIGTHDAVFYLSQSLKDPDRSVRNAVERALAHINSPEAQEILHSHRHTIAIPSYSVSNLRDFGDESDFTTIQC encoded by the coding sequence ATGAATGGATCGCAGCCACCCCAAACACCCAAAATCCCTAACACTTCAAGAGTTACACCGCCAAAGCTTGAAGACTATCGGATTCCTGTATCTCCGGGGTATGCCCTTCCAGAAGATCGCCATATCATGTCTGCTCCTGAGCTAGGGGGAGAGTCAGCCATACTTGCTGAGTTTGATGCGGCAGCTCGGTCTGATCATTTTTCCATTGCTTTACAAAAAATAATTCGTTGTCGAGAAAATGTTGTACCTGCATTGCTCGATCGCTTAGAAAGTGATGAGGTTGCTACTTCTAAAAAAGCAGCGATCGCCTTGGGATACTTGCGATCGCCTCTAGCTATTACCCCTCTCATTGAGGCTACTAAAAATCCCCATCGCCAAATATGTTGGCAGGCTGCCTCAGCCCTGAGTTGGATCGGCAGCACCGAAGCAATTAGTGCCTTAATCAGCCTATTACATCACCCATCAATTCAAGTCCAAGCTGCGGCTGCAAAAGCGTTAGGAAGGGCTAGCTTGCCTGCGGTCTCCCCTTTAGTTGATGCCCTTAAATACAGTGATGATATTGTCAAAGTCCATGCGGCGCATTCCCTCGGTCAAATCAGCTCACCTCTAGCGGTTACCAGCTTGATCGAATCTCTCAAACATGGTAGTAAATCCGTCCGTTTTGAGGCAGCTTGGGCATTAGGACAGATTAAATCTCCCTTATCGGCACATCCCCTCGCCAGCTTACTAACCGAGAATGATATTAGTGTGCAATCTCAAGCTGTCCAAGCTCTAAAAAATATTGGTATTCCTGCGATCGCCCCTGTTGCCCAAATGCTGAAAAACCCTTCTAGTCATACCCGCAGTGTTGCCGCTCGCACATTGGGTCAGATTGGGATGGAAGAAGTTGTACCATTACTGGCTAAAGTCCTAAAAGAGGATGAATATGCTTATGTGCGCTGTGATGCTGCCGCTGCTTTGGGGGAAATCGGAACTCATGATGCCGTCTTTTATCTTTCGCAATCTCTAAAAGATCCAGACCGTTCAGTACGCAATGCCGTAGAGAGAGCTTTAGCCCATATCAATTCACCTGAAGCACAGGAAATTTTACACAGTCATAGACACACGATCGCCATACCTAGTTATTCTGTATCAAATCTTCGAGATTTTGGAGACGAGTCAGACTTTACAACAATTCAATGTTAA
- a CDS encoding permease, protein MNQLLSAFTLFLSLLVEAIPFLMMGVLLSGALLIFVDERKLIKILPKNPFLGALAGSLLGFMFPVCECGNVPVARRLISQGAPISVAVSFLLAAPTINPVVIWATWTAFRDQPEIAVLRVVLSLANAAIVSMIFSAQKDLRPILQPNIAIALPASKVKAGAVPTGTFFLGEDRSQPLDLSGYNTESNQIITKSLPDRLNLLLDNTLAEMRELGAILVFGSAIAAIIQVWVPRDIILSLGQGQVSSIISMMILAAIVSICSTVDAFFALSFASTFTGGSLLAFLVFGPTIDLKAIGLILTIFQKRAVIYMFLLTAQLTFLSCLFINFQIR, encoded by the coding sequence ATGAACCAACTTCTCAGCGCTTTTACTTTGTTTTTGAGTCTCCTCGTTGAAGCAATTCCATTTTTGATGATGGGAGTTTTGCTATCTGGAGCTTTGCTGATATTTGTAGATGAGCGCAAACTGATTAAGATCTTACCCAAAAATCCATTTTTAGGTGCATTAGCAGGTAGTTTACTTGGGTTTATGTTTCCTGTGTGTGAGTGTGGCAATGTACCTGTGGCAAGGCGATTGATCTCTCAAGGCGCACCCATATCGGTTGCAGTTAGTTTTTTGCTGGCGGCTCCAACGATTAATCCTGTGGTAATTTGGGCAACTTGGACAGCATTTCGCGACCAGCCTGAAATTGCTGTGCTGCGGGTAGTTTTATCCTTAGCAAATGCGGCGATCGTATCAATGATATTTAGCGCTCAAAAAGATTTACGTCCGATTTTGCAGCCAAATATTGCGATCGCTTTGCCTGCATCGAAAGTTAAAGCTGGTGCTGTACCTACGGGGACATTTTTCTTAGGGGAAGATCGTAGTCAGCCTTTAGATTTATCAGGCTACAACACTGAAAGCAATCAAATTATTACGAAATCTTTGCCCGATCGCTTAAATCTATTGTTAGACAATACCCTTGCAGAAATGCGCGAATTAGGCGCGATTTTGGTGTTTGGTAGTGCGATCGCGGCGATCATTCAGGTATGGGTTCCCCGCGATATTATTCTCAGTTTGGGACAGGGGCAAGTTAGCTCGATTATATCCATGATGATTTTGGCGGCGATCGTTTCCATTTGCTCAACTGTGGATGCATTTTTTGCCCTATCCTTTGCGTCAACTTTTACAGGTGGCTCGTTGCTGGCCTTTTTGGTATTTGGACCGACGATCGATCTCAAAGCGATCGGTTTGATCTTAACGATTTTCCAAAAACGCGCCGTTATCTATATGTTTTTACTAACTGCCCAGCTCACCTTTTTAAGCTGTTTGTTTATCAATTTCCAAATTCGTTAA
- a CDS encoding DUF3370 domain-containing protein, producing the protein MLTAFLISLLTNPAGLHSAVETNSVNTVNKIAQAPNQRQIILDRQEMRPLMGSLDEVPMFNSNSPEIVQTEGILLSAFPPEGMAHPKAHLNFPFQGRFDVFTHHISKAPPPKDLRTLYIGAIAYNPTDKPVTIDVLQGASYLSQPDAPFYDAPNYSLNNNGETYRGPGDRAMLDILRGRRQDIFPAQIVIPPKQSRMLMNVPIPVKELDPPLNGRSGLSRLRSDGKVYVATLSLYARLNPDGTERAPTLSEWENILKTGELAKPRDVVPTPPDLTEGSFEYSRVAGVQLGSQWFGNLTDKDSNDLAIPKRGESYSYGLSLLQYGTMGTGQVQTAPLKVRYPDTAYSAHGNYGVQYNLTMPLHNPTSETQTVVLSFQNPIKYDKPVGGLQFFEPLPDDVFFRGSVRVRFRDDKGLAQTRYVHLMMRRGERGKPLVTLKMPPSDRRVVQFDFLYPADATPPQVLTVSTTP; encoded by the coding sequence ATGTTGACAGCTTTTTTAATATCGTTATTGACTAATCCCGCAGGGCTACATAGCGCTGTAGAAACTAATTCAGTTAATACAGTTAACAAAATCGCCCAAGCCCCAAATCAACGCCAAATTATTTTGGATCGCCAAGAAATGCGTCCTCTCATGGGCAGTCTTGACGAAGTGCCGATGTTTAATAGCAATAGTCCCGAAATTGTACAAACGGAAGGGATTTTGCTATCTGCTTTTCCCCCTGAAGGGATGGCGCATCCCAAGGCACATTTAAACTTTCCCTTTCAAGGTCGCTTTGATGTATTTACCCACCATATTTCTAAAGCGCCACCACCAAAGGATTTAAGAACTTTGTATATTGGTGCGATCGCCTATAACCCCACCGATAAACCTGTAACCATTGATGTGTTGCAAGGGGCAAGTTATCTCAGTCAGCCTGATGCACCTTTTTATGATGCACCCAACTATTCCTTGAATAATAACGGTGAAACCTATCGTGGTCCAGGCGATCGCGCTATGCTCGATATTTTGCGCGGTCGTCGTCAGGACATCTTTCCTGCTCAAATTGTGATTCCGCCCAAGCAAAGCCGCATGTTGATGAATGTGCCAATTCCCGTTAAGGAATTAGATCCTCCCTTAAATGGGCGATCGGGTTTGTCGCGTTTACGCAGTGATGGCAAAGTCTATGTTGCAACACTCTCTCTTTATGCCCGTCTTAATCCTGATGGAACCGAACGCGCTCCCACTTTATCTGAATGGGAGAACATTCTCAAAACTGGTGAACTTGCCAAGCCTCGCGATGTCGTGCCTACGCCGCCAGATTTAACAGAAGGTTCCTTTGAATATAGCCGTGTCGCTGGTGTTCAACTTGGTTCACAATGGTTTGGGAATCTAACCGATAAGGATAGTAATGATCTTGCTATTCCTAAACGTGGTGAATCCTATTCCTATGGATTGAGCTTGCTGCAATACGGCACGATGGGAACAGGACAAGTACAGACAGCCCCCCTTAAGGTTCGCTATCCCGACACCGCCTATTCAGCGCATGGCAATTACGGTGTGCAGTATAACCTGACCATGCCTTTGCACAATCCGACTAGCGAGACGCAAACAGTGGTTCTCTCTTTCCAAAATCCGATCAAATACGATAAGCCCGTTGGTGGTTTGCAGTTTTTTGAGCCATTACCCGATGATGTCTTTTTCCGAGGTTCGGTGCGGGTCAGATTCCGTGATGACAAGGGGTTAGCCCAAACTCGCTATGTGCATCTAATGATGCGGCGTGGTGAGCGTGGCAAACCTTTAGTTACTTTAAAGATGCCCCCAAGCGATCGCCGTGTAGTCCAGTTTGATTTTCTCTATCCTGCGGATGCTACGCCTCCGCAAGTTTTGACAGTATCGACTACACCATAA
- a CDS encoding WecB/TagA/CpsF family glycosyltransferase yields MTTQYLEILILRQFSVLGLPVHIHENYRDWLAQRLQTNQGTHVVTINAEMTMQARKNPALANVIKQAELVVPDGSGIVLYLRSQGEKIDRCPGIELSEQIVQIAAEKQWRIFLIGGAPKVVDTVVDSWRQKWENITIAGTHHGYFDPAIEQQICDQLQSSQPDLILVGLGVPRQELWIQKNRYLCPEAVWIGVGGSFDIWSGIKTRAPEWFSNNNLEWLYRLYQEPWRWRRMLSLPHFVWCVTKESLFKKK; encoded by the coding sequence ATGACTACGCAGTATTTGGAGATATTAATTTTGCGTCAGTTTAGTGTGCTTGGTCTGCCCGTGCATATTCATGAAAATTATCGTGATTGGCTTGCTCAAAGATTGCAAACCAATCAAGGTACGCATGTTGTCACCATCAACGCAGAAATGACAATGCAGGCGCGAAAAAATCCTGCTCTGGCAAACGTGATTAAGCAGGCTGAATTAGTTGTGCCAGATGGTTCGGGAATTGTCCTTTATCTACGATCGCAAGGTGAAAAGATCGATCGCTGTCCGGGCATTGAGCTATCAGAACAGATTGTGCAAATTGCGGCGGAGAAGCAATGGCGAATTTTTTTGATTGGTGGCGCTCCCAAAGTAGTCGATACCGTTGTCGATAGCTGGCGGCAGAAATGGGAAAATATTACGATCGCGGGAACACATCACGGTTATTTTGACCCAGCAATCGAACAGCAGATTTGTGATCAGTTGCAAAGCTCTCAGCCCGATCTGATTCTTGTGGGTTTAGGAGTTCCGCGCCAAGAACTATGGATTCAGAAAAATCGTTATCTTTGCCCTGAAGCGGTGTGGATTGGCGTGGGTGGTAGTTTCGATATTTGGTCTGGCATCAAAACCCGCGCTCCTGAATGGTTCAGCAATAATAATCTAGAGTGGCTTTACCGACTCTATCAAGAACCTTGGCGTTGGCGAAGAATGCTTTCACTTCCACATTTTGTCTGGTGTGTCACAAAAGAATCTTTATTCAAAAAGAAATGA
- the cynS gene encoding cyanase yields the protein MTVEFPAFTHTLLAAKKAKGLSFTDLEKLLGHDEVWIASLFYGQNSTSVEEAKKIADILGLGEDIVAALSSYPSKGLGPVVPTDPLIYRFYEIMQVYGYPMKEIIHEKFGDGIMSAIDFTLDIEKVEDPKGDRVKVTMNGKFLPYKKW from the coding sequence ATGACAGTTGAATTTCCTGCGTTTACACATACATTATTAGCCGCTAAGAAAGCTAAAGGTTTAAGCTTTACGGATCTGGAAAAATTGTTGGGACATGATGAAGTATGGATTGCTTCACTGTTTTATGGTCAAAATAGTACTTCTGTTGAAGAAGCTAAAAAGATTGCAGATATACTGGGGCTAGGAGAAGATATCGTTGCTGCGTTGAGTTCTTATCCTAGTAAGGGTTTAGGTCCTGTGGTTCCCACCGATCCATTGATCTACCGCTTTTACGAAATCATGCAGGTGTATGGATATCCAATGAAAGAGATTATCCATGAAAAATTTGGTGATGGAATTATGAGTGCGATTGATTTCACCCTTGACATTGAGAAAGTGGAAGATCCCAAAGGCGATCGCGTTAAGGTAACGATGAATGGTAAATTTCTACCCTACAAAAAATGGTAG
- a CDS encoding VOC family protein, which produces MKYHHTSIKTADIFQTIAFYEALGFEVTERFTAGITLACWMQGAGTHLELMQVPEPKNIQNPFGDEHYVGYYHLSFHVEDLESYLQDLVNKLGKVKLLLPPREQTIGDRTYRVAFIADPDGLPIELMQ; this is translated from the coding sequence ATGAAATATCACCATACTTCGATTAAAACAGCAGATATTTTTCAGACGATCGCCTTTTATGAGGCATTAGGTTTTGAAGTAACAGAACGCTTTACGGCGGGCATTACACTGGCTTGCTGGATGCAAGGTGCGGGAACTCATCTGGAACTCATGCAAGTCCCTGAACCAAAGAATATCCAAAATCCCTTTGGTGATGAGCATTACGTGGGCTACTACCATTTATCATTTCATGTCGAAGATCTAGAATCCTATTTACAAGATCTTGTGAATAAATTAGGTAAAGTCAAGTTGCTCTTACCACCTAGAGAACAAACTATTGGCGATCGCACCTATCGAGTTGCCTTTATCGCCGATCCCGATGGATTACCAATTGAATTGATGCAATAA